The Mytilus trossulus isolate FHL-02 chromosome 3, PNRI_Mtr1.1.1.hap1, whole genome shotgun sequence genome contains a region encoding:
- the LOC134711063 gene encoding transmembrane protein 179-like: protein MGFGNILLLTQVIAYLVSFIVSFFIFIPIATNVKEFNGHCLLYADGTFDNKTKELNHISWGRDSACGFNIFMGVIVMLLSLFYMVWESVYLFKNIDGSWLDCFVTALVSLLVCLMLFGSSLTLSVGFNEWCGLISNEGINCEIGDFVTFIEEKDINTSNFFLEMMMAQFCTWICWICWVVLSVVSVIKVYRYHQQESFTISMNRERERLLQRAGHRQPVVM from the exons ATGGGATTTGGGAACATACTCCTGTTAACACAAGTGATAGCATATCTGGTCTCATTTATTGTGTCATTCTTCATATTTATACCAATCGCTACAAATGTAAAGGAGTTCAATGGACATTGTTTACTTTATGCTGATGGAACGTTTGACAACAAAACTAAAGAACTTAATCACATTTCTTGGGGGAGAGACAGTGCTTGTGGTTTCAATATATTCATGGGTGTTATTGTTATGTTATTATCCCTGTTCTACATGGTGTGGGAATCAGTTTATCTCTTCAAAAACATAGATGG GTCATGGTTGGATTGTTTTGTCACAGCTCTAGTGAGTCTACTGGTTTGTCTGATGTTGTTTGGCTCATCCCTTACACTGAGTGTTGGCTTTAATGAATGGTGTGGTTTGATAAGTAACGAAGGAATAAA TTGTGAAATTGGAGACTTTGTGACATTTATTGAAGAAAAAGACATAAATACATCTAACTTTTTCTTGGAAATGATGATGGCTCAG TTCTGTACCTGGATCTGTTGGATTTGTTGGGTTGTCTTATCAGTTGTATCTGTCATCAAAGTTTACAGATACCATCAACAAGAGTCATTCACCATTAGTATGAACAGGGAACGGGAGAGACTGTTGCAGAGAGCAGGACATCGCCAACCTGTTGTCATGTAG
- the LOC134711062 gene encoding pre-mRNA-processing factor 39-like isoform X1, with protein MSSGDADSTVKTESNPDEDVKPIEPVEDNTTLGKYWKAVKENVSDFTGWTYLLQYVEQENKLDDAREAYDAFFQHYAYCYGYWKKQADMEKRHGFTDKAIAVYETGVKTIPVCVELWLHYISFYITYFVDSTEDIRKLYERAIKAAGTDFRSDKLWDSYISWEKDLPNVTSLHDRVLTIPTQLYRHHYDSFKHHVETHHPKEILSLDDFLKLRKEIVNKTILTGDDDENVLDEGPPAFIGPPGLEVPPGMEDTEGGKCDTDEAIKLKDRLITTREVMYRKNEEEVSKRWNFEEAIKRPYFHVKPLERGQLKNWREYLDWEIQNGTHERVVVLFERCMIACALYEDFWMKYAKYMEDHSLDAVRTVYSRACKIHLPKKPYIHMAWASFEERQGNYDGAYDVLATLEKSVPGLIMVAMRRISLERRRGNLATVETFFKDYIENAASPEIASFYSIKYARFLLKIKVDPEAAREVFKQAIEKDMGNLKLYIQTLDLEYQCTPVDEEKVNILFESLLNCENFSLETKAKMSQRKLEFLEDFCTDIKKLKDAYDEHQKLMKDLHTERKKRSYDAANYTQSMSEEPPEKKQKSEPPTNGASESMSQSAGTEHGSYPYWGSYNNSSYAAGYGQHWTTYGSHYYP; from the exons ATGTCGAGCGGTGATGCAGACTCAACAGTGAAAACAGAATCAAATCCAG ATGAAGATGTGAAACCAATTGAACCTGTTGAAGATAATACAACTCTAGGAAAATATTGGAAAGCTGTGAAAGAAAATGTGTCAGATTTTACAGGATGGACATATTTACTTCAATATGTTGAGCAAGAG AACAAACTTGATGATGCCCGTGAAGCTTATGATGCATTTTTCCAACACTATGCATACTGTTACGGCTATTGGAAGAAACAAGCTGACATGGAAAAACGACATGGTTTTACTGATAAAGCTATAGCT GTGTATGAGACTGGAGTTAAAACCATTCCTGTTTGTGTAGAGTTATGGCTTCATTACATATCATTTTACATCACTTATTTTGTTGATAGCACTGAAGATATAAGGAA attatATGAGAGAGCAATCAAAGCTGCTGGTACTGATTTCAGATCTGATAAACTTTGGGATTCATACATTTCTTGGGAAAAAGATCTGCCAAATGTTACATCATTGCATGACAGAGTATTAACCATTCCAACACAATTATACAGACATCATTATGATAG ttttaaacaTCATGTTGAAACGCATCATCCTAAAGAAATCTTGTCTCTTGATGATTTTCTTAAGCTGCGGAAGGAAATTGTCAATAAAACCATCTTGACAGGAGATGATGATGAGAATGTGCTAGATGAAGGTCCCCCTGCATTTATAGGTCCTCCAGGGCTAGAAGTACCACCAGGAATGGAAGACACAGAAGGGGGAAAG TGTGATACAGATGAagctataaaattaaaagacagaTTAATCACTACAAGGGAAGTTATGTATAGAAAGAATGAGGAGGAAGTCAGTAAGAGATGGAATTTTGAAGAAGCA ATAAAAAGACCTTATTTTCATGTCAAACCTTTAGAACGAGGTCAGCTGAAAAACTGGAGAGAATATTTAGATTGGGAAATACAGAATGGAACACATGAACGAGTTGTGGTTTTATTTGAGAGATGCATGATTGCATGTGCCTTGTATGAAGACTTTTGGATGAAG TATGCTAAATACATGGAGGACCACAGTTTGGATGCTGTAAGAACTGTATACAGCAGAGCTTGTAAAATTCATCTACCAAAGAAACCATATATACACATGGCTTGGGCATCGTTTGAAGAAAGACAAG GAAATTATGATGGTGCTTACGATGTGCTGGCAACTCTAGAGAAAAGTGTACCTGGACTGATTATGGTTGCTATGAGAAGAATAAGTTTAGAAAGAAGACGAGGAAATTTAGCAACTGTGGAAACATTTTTCAAAGACTATATAGAAAATGCTGCATCCCCAGAGATTGCATCTTTTTATTCTATTAAATATGCACGTTTTCTTTTGAAG ATAAAGGTTGACCCAGAAGCTGCCAGAGAAGTGTTTAAACAAGCTATAGAAAAAGATATG GGAAATCTCAAGTTATACATTCAAACACTGGACTTGGAATATCAATGTACTCCTGTCGATGAAGAGAAGGTCAACATACTGTTTGAAAGTTTATTGAACTGTGAAAACTTCTCATTAGAAACTAAGGCAAAAATGTCCCAAAGGAAATTGGAATttttagaagatttttgtacagatATAAAAAA ATTAAAAGATGCTTATGATGAACACCAGAAATTGATGAAAGATTTACACACAGAGAGAAAGAAAAGAAGTTATGATGCTGCTAATTATACACA GAGTATGAGTGAAGAGCCAcctgagaaaaaacaaaaaagtgaacCTCCGACCAATGGTGCTAGTGAGTCCATGTCACAATCTGCTGGTACAGAACATGGTAGTTACCCATACTGGGGATCATATAAT aattcaaGTTATGCTGCTGGGTATGGACAACACTGGACAACATATGGTTCTCATTATTACCCATGA
- the LOC134711062 gene encoding pre-mRNA-processing factor 39-like isoform X2 has translation MVYETGVKTIPVCVELWLHYISFYITYFVDSTEDIRKLYERAIKAAGTDFRSDKLWDSYISWEKDLPNVTSLHDRVLTIPTQLYRHHYDSFKHHVETHHPKEILSLDDFLKLRKEIVNKTILTGDDDENVLDEGPPAFIGPPGLEVPPGMEDTEGGKCDTDEAIKLKDRLITTREVMYRKNEEEVSKRWNFEEAIKRPYFHVKPLERGQLKNWREYLDWEIQNGTHERVVVLFERCMIACALYEDFWMKYAKYMEDHSLDAVRTVYSRACKIHLPKKPYIHMAWASFEERQGNYDGAYDVLATLEKSVPGLIMVAMRRISLERRRGNLATVETFFKDYIENAASPEIASFYSIKYARFLLKIKVDPEAAREVFKQAIEKDMGNLKLYIQTLDLEYQCTPVDEEKVNILFESLLNCENFSLETKAKMSQRKLEFLEDFCTDIKKLKDAYDEHQKLMKDLHTERKKRSYDAANYTQSMSEEPPEKKQKSEPPTNGASESMSQSAGTEHGSYPYWGSYNNSSYAAGYGQHWTTYGSHYYP, from the exons ATG GTGTATGAGACTGGAGTTAAAACCATTCCTGTTTGTGTAGAGTTATGGCTTCATTACATATCATTTTACATCACTTATTTTGTTGATAGCACTGAAGATATAAGGAA attatATGAGAGAGCAATCAAAGCTGCTGGTACTGATTTCAGATCTGATAAACTTTGGGATTCATACATTTCTTGGGAAAAAGATCTGCCAAATGTTACATCATTGCATGACAGAGTATTAACCATTCCAACACAATTATACAGACATCATTATGATAG ttttaaacaTCATGTTGAAACGCATCATCCTAAAGAAATCTTGTCTCTTGATGATTTTCTTAAGCTGCGGAAGGAAATTGTCAATAAAACCATCTTGACAGGAGATGATGATGAGAATGTGCTAGATGAAGGTCCCCCTGCATTTATAGGTCCTCCAGGGCTAGAAGTACCACCAGGAATGGAAGACACAGAAGGGGGAAAG TGTGATACAGATGAagctataaaattaaaagacagaTTAATCACTACAAGGGAAGTTATGTATAGAAAGAATGAGGAGGAAGTCAGTAAGAGATGGAATTTTGAAGAAGCA ATAAAAAGACCTTATTTTCATGTCAAACCTTTAGAACGAGGTCAGCTGAAAAACTGGAGAGAATATTTAGATTGGGAAATACAGAATGGAACACATGAACGAGTTGTGGTTTTATTTGAGAGATGCATGATTGCATGTGCCTTGTATGAAGACTTTTGGATGAAG TATGCTAAATACATGGAGGACCACAGTTTGGATGCTGTAAGAACTGTATACAGCAGAGCTTGTAAAATTCATCTACCAAAGAAACCATATATACACATGGCTTGGGCATCGTTTGAAGAAAGACAAG GAAATTATGATGGTGCTTACGATGTGCTGGCAACTCTAGAGAAAAGTGTACCTGGACTGATTATGGTTGCTATGAGAAGAATAAGTTTAGAAAGAAGACGAGGAAATTTAGCAACTGTGGAAACATTTTTCAAAGACTATATAGAAAATGCTGCATCCCCAGAGATTGCATCTTTTTATTCTATTAAATATGCACGTTTTCTTTTGAAG ATAAAGGTTGACCCAGAAGCTGCCAGAGAAGTGTTTAAACAAGCTATAGAAAAAGATATG GGAAATCTCAAGTTATACATTCAAACACTGGACTTGGAATATCAATGTACTCCTGTCGATGAAGAGAAGGTCAACATACTGTTTGAAAGTTTATTGAACTGTGAAAACTTCTCATTAGAAACTAAGGCAAAAATGTCCCAAAGGAAATTGGAATttttagaagatttttgtacagatATAAAAAA ATTAAAAGATGCTTATGATGAACACCAGAAATTGATGAAAGATTTACACACAGAGAGAAAGAAAAGAAGTTATGATGCTGCTAATTATACACA GAGTATGAGTGAAGAGCCAcctgagaaaaaacaaaaaagtgaacCTCCGACCAATGGTGCTAGTGAGTCCATGTCACAATCTGCTGGTACAGAACATGGTAGTTACCCATACTGGGGATCATATAAT aattcaaGTTATGCTGCTGGGTATGGACAACACTGGACAACATATGGTTCTCATTATTACCCATGA